In the Candidatus Cloacimonadota bacterium genome, AAGCGGATAGGTTCCTTCTTGTTCGATCGGGTTTTGCGTCGCCATCACAAAAAACGGGCGCGGCAATGGCCAACTGGTGTCGCCAATCGTAACCTGACGCTCCTGCATCGCTTCCAAAAGCGCGGATTGCACCTTTGAGGGAGCGCGGTTAATCTCGTCCGCCAGGATGAAATTCGCGAAAACGGGCCCTTTTTTAGGAACGAATTCCCCCGTTTTCTGGTTGTATATCAAAGTACCGGTGATATCCGCGGGTAGCAGGTCCGGCGTGAATTGGATGCGCTTGTAGCTGGCGTCAAAAGTTTGGGCTAAAGTGCTGAGAATAAGAGTCTTGGCAAGCCCCGGCACGCCTTCAATGAGCACGTGTCCGTTTGCCAAAAGGCCAATCAAAAGCCGGTCTATAATGGCTTCCTGACCGACAATGACTCTGCCGATTTGCTCGCGCAAGGCGCCCAAAACCGCCGAACTCTCTGCCACGCGGCTGTTTAGGATATCTATGTCCATCTTTTCTCCGTTTAAAGTCCCAAAAGAAAAAAGGGAACAGGCTGGCGCCATATTCCCGAATTTGTTTCAAACGCCCGCCCGGCTAAACCGCTCAGGCTCAGACGTTTTTGGGTTCAAACAACCTTGCGAACTTTATTCGCTTTAAGGCAGGAAGTGCAGACTCTAACTCGTTTGATATCGTTGCCAACGTAGGCACGGATTTGCTGCAAATTCGGATAAAAACGCCTCTTCGTGGCATTCAACGCGTGGCTGCGATGATTGCCAACCTGGGCTTGTTTTCCACATATATCGCATATTCTTGACATTTTTTCACCGTCCAAAATCTTTCTTTCAAACCAGTAAAAACAAACCCCTCTTTTTGACAAGGCTTTTTTTGCAACAGCTCATAATTTCTTGCTCTCGGCTTGTTCAAATAAATGGTTTATTGATGTTGCTTATTGGATTCCACCCCGCTTCACTCTTGATTCCAGCCCAAGCGTTGTTCGTCTTCCCCTTTGCGGATGCCCGTTGCCGAATCGGGAGGGTGGGGAAGAACCATCAACTGGATCTGCGGCTGGAATCAAGATGGAAGCAGATGGGAGATGGGTTTTCAGCTTTTTTGAGCCAAA is a window encoding:
- a CDS encoding MoxR family ATPase, with protein sequence MDIDILNSRVAESSAVLGALREQIGRVIVGQEAIIDRLLIGLLANGHVLIEGVPGLAKTLILSTLAQTFDASYKRIQFTPDLLPADITGTLIYNQKTGEFVPKKGPVFANFILADEINRAPSKVQSALLEAMQERQVTIGDTSWPLPRPFFVMATQNPIEQEGTYPLPEAQIDRFLMKLRIKYPSFEEERQILDRMTVERELRVDPVLKPQDLDAMRDVIADLYMEEKLADYILHLIQATRHPQRYPRVSAMHGLIRYGASPRATIYLARTAKAHAYLQGRGYVIPDDIKAVGRDVLRHRIILSYEAEAEQVSPEEIVTRIFEEIEVP
- a CDS encoding 50S ribosomal protein L28 → MSRICDICGKQAQVGNHRSHALNATKRRFYPNLQQIRAYVGNDIKRVRVCTSCLKANKVRKVV